TTGTAGCGATCTCCACGATCACCACGGCCGCTATAGTCACGATCGTAGCCTGAGCGATCAAAGTTGCGACGATCCTTTTCGGACGGGTCTTTATCCCGCGGATCGGGTCGGGTTGGTTGAAATGTTCGTCCATTTCTTTCGGATCTTTCGTTTCTCTCGCTCCGATCGTGGCGATCGTTTCTTTCGCTTCCACGTTCATTCCGCTGAGGTTCTCTATCGAAAGTCCGTTCTCGTTGCGGGGCTGGAGCTCGAAGAGGTTCGCGTCGATCACGGGTATCTTTGACAGGGACAGGTTCTGCATCTCGACCTGTCAAGCGACCACTTCCCACTCGGCGTGCAGGCAAAGTTGATTCTCGGGCACTGCAATTACGGTATAACTAATGGCTGTTTATTTAAATCACTGAAAGTTGTATACCTTTCAGCAACACCAAGAGGTACACTAGGCTCGGCCTCTTGTCGACGTGATGGTACAACGTGGCAACCGCTGACGAAACTACGGCGCTGTGGCGTGAAACAAAATTCGTCTCCTTCTTCCTTTCCTCTtttctgaaacaaaaaatgatcaTGTTTTTAACTTTAATTTTGTGATAACAGGTTTGTTTAACAGCTCCCAAGATCAGTTAATGAACAAATCCATTACAGTTCAAAAACTTCATAAAATTACCTTATCCTGTTGATCTTCCTTGTTACCAGCTCCAATGGCAGGACCAGCATTGGATCTTTTAGTATCCTTAGCAGTTCTACTATGCCAATGTTCTGGATCCCACATTCCATTCTTCACACGATCCTGATCATCAAATATCGAGGGCTTCTCCTTTGAACTAGGATGGTTCCTTAGTTTGATCAACATGTCTCTTGAGTAGAAGAGTTTCGGCAGGACTTTCAACGGaacttgttgtttttcatcaTGGCCACCTTTACAAGATACTATCTTTTGGCTCACATTGCCATTCAAGTTCTCCACACTTTCCATTATGATATCTTCCATGCTTATTAAATTACAAAAAGATTCTCAAAAAATAAGAGCTAAAATTGATAAACAATTCAAAATGAACAATGAATCAGAGACCAGTTGAGTTTTGAAACAATCTTGAACAATAGACTTCACAGTTTGTAGATGGACTATTGGGGATAAACCtgaaaattagaaattaaaTCATTTGAATAGAACCAGTATTTAATAATATAAGATAAAAGGTAAGTATCTACCGATAAATAACTTAGTGAAGTCTAATTTTACTATAACTGGCATCAAATTTGCTATGCCACGCACATTGCCGAGAGTTTGCAACATGCAGCAAGCAGTCTGCCTGCAAGCCCACACTTTTCTCCCTTGAGGGATCTCGAATACTTGACCATATTTCGCAAGacaagtttttaaaaatgttttgtcTTTATTTAAATCTTAGATGTGTTAATAAAGAGTAAAACTTACACAAGTTGGACAAACGGGTAAATATACCACTAGACGGGAAAGAACGCACAAAGGGTACAGATTACAACAACACACTTTCATGCAAAAGTTGTCAGTGCGCCACCTATAGCAAGCATTTTCAGGTGGTACTATGACGTTGATCTCTGAATGGGGTTTGGCAACCATAACAGCAGAATTAAAGTTAAATTACCCCATTCAAGTCACCAACGTTTTGGATTTCGACTATCAGGTAACAATTATTGTTGCAATAGAACAGCAAGAAAAAACGCCTCCTGATAATCATTCAGGCATGGCTATAGACAGGCAGCGCATGGTAAGAAATTGggtttacaaaaatttaaaaataccagtttgaattttttttcatcttcagaATATTGAATGAAAGAACCAAAAATATCGTCTATACATTAATTTGTCTACTTACTTCAGTTGTATTCATTGAAACTATTTAAAACCAAAATGGCATACTTTGCTATacataaaaaaggaaaagattaCGACGAAAAGAAATACGAATGTGATGATGAATCTTTTACACAATCAATGGATCAATTCATTTGGCAGTGGGAATTAGCATTTTAGTTTTACAAAATCTCGTCATAAAAAACACGAACCTGGCAGACGAATTTAAAGCAACGTAGCTTTCAACTCTGGTTATGTCGGTTCGCTTACTTGAAAGTGAACACAAGCAATCGGTTTACATATGGTCAAATAATAGTAGTACATTCCAACGCTAATGACAGAAAAAAGGCAATGATATATTTGTACAAAGTGTGTAGGGATGTTCCTCTTTAAATCAACACTAGAGGACTTGAGAAAACTAAAAAGGGGCGGTCCTTTGAGAATTGGTGGAACTTGAATTACTGCACCACAATACTTGGTCGAATTTTAAGATGCAAGCCATGGATGATATTTCAGGGAAACTCTACTGCGATCTCCATAGTCGTATAGTAATTCCTCCCCTGGAAGTATGTCAGAACGGGCAACCAAAAGTAAATGCGGCCTATCTTTGATTTCAATAACTTTTGGCATTAAATTGCCCGACTGTCGACTGTGGTTGACGAGACGACCGAGACGATGAGATTCCGAAGTAGCGTCGACACTGATCAATAACGTTGCATGAAATTTGAGATGCAGGAAATGTTTTTAACGAACCTACCAGTATGACTGATTTTTGTGTTGAAAATAATACATGTAACATCCTGTATTTTGGTCTGCAGCGTAGAGTTTCTCTCTTTCGCGTGCTTCTGCCATTTCAATGAGATCTCCGGAATATTCAACTACGAATTCACCCCTTCGAAACAACCGAGTCGCTACTATTCCACGCCCTTTCCCTGGGAAGTTGTGGACCTTTCcggaaaaaaaagtcaaaattaTCGAAACAGAATGGTAAACTAGCTTCCATAGAGgatatatacttgtagtccGTCTTCCTTCCCAGACAAAACGGATTCTTCAagatttctttgtttttcctctaAAATAGCTGTCTTAGGTTTGCGAACGCTGCGACGGACAGCAAAGTACTCAGTCAGCTTGTGATTTTGAGAAGCATCTTGATTGAGGCTTTGATTTACGTTTAATTTGCGTTTTGCTTTCATAGCTTTGACTTTGGGTTCTTTCACTGATTGATCAAAAgcaatttcttctttcaaaattttttcagaaacCCCATGAGATTCAATAACCAACTGTTGTGTTTCTTCTTCCAAAAGGATCTTGTGAGGAGAAATTTCGGCATCAGCTTTTTCTGGACCTGAATAAAGAGAAATATTTCCATGAAATTACTCCAAACAGTAAAGCGATGCTGTGAATAGAAACCAAATGGTGTCAGAGAGAAGATTAAACACATCTTTTCTGATCAAAAGATAAAAATCTAATATCAGATCATTCAGAAACTTTGTCATCATAAAACTAGGAAGATAAACTTTAACATGAAAACAACTCACGTTTGGGTTTTCCAAAGACACGTTGAAGCGCTAAAGATTTAGCAACCTGCccaacttctttttcaatCTCAGCATGTTCCCCTTTTGAAGCTTCTTCCAATTTGACTGTGGCAAAATAAACTGTGATTTTTTTGTCTCGAGAACTTGAATCCTGAATTGGGCTTGTATGTGAAAGTTTTCCCCGAAAAGAGTTCTTTGCTTTATTTGCTAAAGCTTCTTTTGGGATAGCCACTTCCTGCTGAGGAGAACTTATCTCATTAGCTTGCTTATTATTACTTTCAACTGAGGCAGCTGGCTTCCTACCACGCTTGGTAGTGGTTGAACCTGGAAATAAACACAATTTTATAGTATGCTTATTTAAACAATAGTTAGAAATTGCCAATACCTCGCTTCACCATAGTAAAATTAGATAGAACCAGGGAAGCTGCAGAATTTTGGACCATATATAGACAGACTAGATTTCAACGACTAATACTTGTTTGGTATTTTCGTCGCCTTCTTAATCCTatcaattgaaaaaacaaaaatggactGGATGAATTCACTGCTAGGCCCCGCGAAACCTCATCTGTCACTCCAGCCTCTTGACAGTACTCCGAAAGAAGTAAAGCTTCTTTTGGTGCTTTACAAGTAAAATAACTgtaatgcaaatttttttgttccatttAATTCATTTTGGAAACAAAACACGACATTTACAACTAATGAATATGTGAGGTCAAACAATACCCTACAAATCTCTCAGTCCTTAAAAGAAACGTTGCCGTAAATTAGCCCtccattttctaaaaaaaaccCTCAAACACAAGCAAATGCTTGGTGATAAACTTATGATGCGTTGTCTTGCTCGTCActaattttaaattaatagCAGAGAGAAGTATAAAATTTGTAATTACTTCCTCACTTGTTCCTTACATGAACTAATATAAAACTGTTTgtttctaaaaaaaagaaattagattaAAACAGtgcaaaaatttcaaaccTTATGTTGGCCTTGCCTAAAAACCGTTGGAACCGagcagtcggtttttgaaccTCTATATCGGGACAATCATATATCGATATCTTGCAATTAGGCgggaaatttttgaaactttttttaaaaaagagagaacatGGTATTTTATGTTCCTGTTTAACTTGCAGTTTATTAAACAACCTTATCAGAAAAGGGCTAATACATTGCAAACACTTTTCTCAAGCgtttctttaaattttacattagcCAGAACCAAACGAACTGTGCTGCTAGGATTGTTGACGATATTCGCTACGAGTAATAATGTTTCTTTACAAATTGGCTCATAAGAAGAATTCAAAAGCTTTAAAATTATTGAAACAAAGTCATTCTCGTTCAATAAAATAACGACGTAATCATTACTAGCAGCAGTGACATTTCCCAGAAAGCGAATG
The DNA window shown above is from Daphnia magna isolate NIES linkage group LG9, ASM2063170v1.1, whole genome shotgun sequence and carries:
- the LOC116931250 gene encoding N-lysine methyltransferase KMT5A-A yields the protein MVQNSAASLVLSNFTMVKRGSTTTKRGRKPAASVESNNKQANEISSPQQEVAIPKEALANKAKNSFRGKLSHTSPIQDSSSRDKKITVYFATVKLEEASKGEHAEIEKEVGQVAKSLALQRVFGKPKRPEKADAEISPHKILLEEETQQLVIESHGVSEKILKEEIAFDQSVKEPKVKAMKAKRKLNVNQSLNQDASQNHKLTEYFAVRRSVRKPKTAILEEKQRNLEESVLSGKEDGLQVHNFPGKGRGIVATRLFRRGEFVVEYSGDLIEMAEAREREKLYAADQNTGCYMYYFQHKNQSYCVDATSESHRLGRLVNHSRQSGNLMPKVIEIKDRPHLLLVARSDILPGEELLYDYGDRSRVSLKYHPWLAS